Proteins from a single region of Rhizobium brockwellii:
- the trbH gene encoding conjugal transfer protein TrbH, with protein MNIPLSHSRALQRLRNFAAACALAALLSGCQSIGTDSVVASSAPPEISGPAASAIAGDMVSRLAEQIGPGTATIALKTDTSPFGQAMEAALKGWGYAVVTDQKTDSGATVIPLAYVILDVDGQVLVRLSTNSVELGRAYSVTANGATPASALSLMRRG; from the coding sequence ATGAACATCCCTCTCTCCCATTCGCGCGCCTTGCAACGCCTCCGCAATTTTGCCGCAGCCTGCGCCCTAGCCGCCCTTCTTTCCGGATGCCAGTCGATAGGGACTGACAGTGTCGTGGCCAGCAGCGCGCCACCGGAAATATCCGGTCCCGCCGCCAGCGCCATCGCCGGCGATATGGTGAGCCGCCTTGCCGAACAGATCGGGCCGGGAACAGCGACCATTGCGCTCAAGACTGATACCTCGCCCTTCGGACAGGCGATGGAAGCGGCGCTGAAGGGATGGGGTTATGCCGTCGTCACCGATCAGAAGACAGATAGCGGCGCGACGGTCATCCCGCTCGCCTATGTGATCTTAGACGTCGATGGTCAGGTCCTGGTCCGTCTATCGACAAATAGCGTCGAGCTCGGCCGCGCTTATTCCGTCACGGCAAACGGCGCGACGCCAGCAAGCGCCTTGTCGCTCATGCGGCGCGGGTGA
- the trbG gene encoding P-type conjugative transfer protein TrbG: protein MIIPRTRTRATLTGALASAMLASSVVAPLHAYAADGVTANEAKGMGISTQWRGSRGLVTKGADGKVIFLYGEVQPSVVCSPLQVCDIELQGGEVVRDVLVGDTVRWKVEPATSGAAGGQAIHLIVKPSEPGLVTSMVVTTSRRTYHIQLKSHPTQYMARVGFEYPEDVSAKLADINARIEATTIPGAGVPAEQLNFSYSVSGSAGWRPTRVYSDGLKTYIQFPRSISGQDAPVLFVTSGGQNRIVNYRMKGDMMVVDYHVDRAVLVSGVGWKQEKITIKRGGRQ, encoded by the coding sequence ATGATCATCCCGCGAACAAGAACACGGGCCACCCTGACGGGCGCTCTCGCCTCGGCAATGTTGGCGTCTTCAGTGGTCGCTCCCCTGCATGCATATGCTGCCGATGGCGTCACGGCCAACGAAGCGAAGGGCATGGGCATCTCCACCCAGTGGCGAGGGTCTCGCGGCTTGGTGACCAAAGGAGCCGACGGCAAGGTGATCTTCCTCTACGGCGAGGTGCAGCCCTCCGTCGTCTGCTCACCGCTACAGGTCTGCGATATCGAACTGCAAGGCGGCGAGGTGGTCCGCGACGTGCTCGTCGGCGACACGGTGCGGTGGAAGGTAGAGCCCGCGACTTCGGGTGCTGCCGGCGGTCAGGCCATCCATCTGATCGTCAAACCATCGGAGCCTGGTCTCGTAACCTCGATGGTGGTGACGACGTCCAGGCGTACCTATCACATCCAGCTCAAATCCCATCCGACCCAGTATATGGCCCGTGTCGGGTTCGAATATCCGGAGGATGTTTCGGCGAAGCTGGCCGACATCAACGCCCGGATCGAGGCGACCACCATCCCAGGCGCAGGCGTCCCCGCCGAGCAGCTGAACTTCTCCTATTCTGTTTCGGGCAGCGCCGGTTGGCGACCGACGCGGGTCTATTCTGATGGGCTCAAGACCTACATCCAGTTTCCGCGCTCGATTTCCGGCCAGGATGCGCCTGTTCTTTTCGTCACCTCAGGCGGGCAGAACCGGATCGTCAACTATCGGATGAAGGGCGACATGATGGTCGTCGATTACCATGTCGATCGCGCGGTGCTCGTGTCGGGGGTCGGTTGGAAACAGGAAAAGATCACCATCAAGCGGGGAGGGCGGCAATGA
- a CDS encoding conjugal transfer protein TrbF — translation MAGHNPLDNPDLANPYIAARNEWNERYGSYVRSAAAWRIVGIAGMTMAVIGFGYALYQSTQVKLVPYIVEVDKLGTAVNAGFPQQIEYADPRVVRATLGSFVSNFRSVTPDAVVQKQYIDRTYGLLRTSDPATEKVNAWFRSNSPFEKAKNSTVAIEVNNIVALSNQSYQLDWTEFERDRRGKETAVRRFRGIATVTLTPPQDEGVIRLNPIGLYLRDFDWTAQL, via the coding sequence ATGGCCGGACACAATCCGCTCGATAATCCCGATCTTGCCAATCCCTATATCGCCGCCCGCAACGAATGGAACGAGCGTTATGGCTCCTATGTCAGATCCGCCGCCGCATGGCGCATCGTCGGCATCGCCGGCATGACCATGGCTGTAATCGGCTTTGGCTACGCGCTGTACCAGAGCACCCAGGTCAAACTCGTTCCCTATATCGTCGAGGTCGACAAGCTCGGCACGGCCGTCAATGCCGGCTTTCCTCAACAGATCGAATATGCCGATCCGCGTGTGGTACGCGCCACTCTCGGCAGCTTCGTCTCGAATTTTCGCAGTGTGACGCCGGATGCGGTCGTGCAGAAGCAATACATCGATAGAACCTATGGGCTGCTGAGGACATCCGACCCGGCGACCGAGAAGGTCAATGCCTGGTTTCGCTCGAACTCACCGTTCGAGAAAGCGAAGAACTCGACTGTCGCGATCGAGGTCAACAATATCGTCGCGCTCTCGAACCAGAGCTACCAGTTGGACTGGACCGAATTCGAGCGCGACCGGCGCGGCAAGGAAACTGCCGTTCGTCGTTTCCGCGGCATCGCCACGGTGACACTTACCCCACCACAGGACGAGGGCGTCATCCGCCTGAACCCCATCGGTCTCTATCTCCGCGACTTCGACTGGACAGCACAGCTTTGA
- the trbL gene encoding P-type conjugative transfer protein TrbL, with product MVIVHPSRRVELAFVSIGLILIASTPALAQQGQVLTTLENSVVAAAKGWETTVMDAARSLFWILAGIEVGIAAVWLAINAASLDSWFAELVKRIMFIGLFAFILDRGPAFAKAVVDSLYQIGAGGGSASPANIFDAGIRVATKMSEQAKFGLFEDNALAIAAVFAMVVVVVCFSLVAAIFVSVMVEMYVGLLAGMIMLGLGGTSYTKDFAIKYLVYAFSVGMKLMALVMIAKIGSDILLGLAEAPTATSEQFITTLAIAGISVVVFVIAMYVPPILQGVVQGASVSGGMESIRHGGQAASFAAGAGFLATAAASRGFQAAGAARAGGASLSSAAMRGMEAGIGGAAGAVGSAAKEKAVGSPGAYAGSLLGLANAKLDQQSGRTASPPPPPLNETK from the coding sequence ATGGTGATCGTTCATCCCTCCCGGCGCGTGGAGCTCGCCTTCGTTTCGATCGGCCTCATCCTAATCGCGAGCACGCCGGCTCTGGCGCAGCAGGGTCAAGTTCTGACGACCCTGGAGAACTCCGTCGTTGCCGCAGCCAAAGGCTGGGAGACGACGGTGATGGATGCGGCGCGGTCGTTGTTCTGGATCCTTGCTGGAATCGAGGTCGGCATCGCCGCTGTATGGTTGGCGATCAATGCTGCCTCGCTCGACAGCTGGTTTGCCGAGCTGGTGAAGCGCATCATGTTTATCGGATTGTTCGCCTTCATCCTCGACCGGGGGCCGGCCTTCGCCAAGGCGGTCGTTGACAGCCTCTACCAGATTGGCGCCGGCGGTGGCTCGGCCTCGCCCGCCAATATTTTTGACGCCGGCATTCGTGTCGCGACCAAGATGTCGGAACAGGCGAAGTTTGGCCTCTTCGAGGATAATGCCCTGGCGATCGCCGCCGTCTTTGCCATGGTCGTGGTCGTCGTCTGCTTCTCGCTCGTTGCCGCTATCTTCGTCTCGGTCATGGTGGAGATGTATGTCGGCCTTCTGGCGGGAATGATCATGCTGGGATTGGGCGGCACCTCCTATACCAAGGATTTTGCCATCAAATATCTGGTCTACGCCTTTTCCGTCGGCATGAAGCTTATGGCGCTGGTGATGATTGCCAAGATCGGCTCGGACATCCTGCTAGGCCTGGCCGAGGCACCGACAGCAACATCAGAGCAGTTCATCACCACGCTTGCGATCGCAGGCATCTCAGTCGTGGTCTTCGTCATCGCCATGTATGTGCCGCCAATCCTGCAGGGTGTCGTTCAGGGCGCTTCCGTTTCCGGCGGCATGGAGTCGATCCGCCACGGCGGACAGGCCGCATCTTTTGCGGCGGGTGCCGGATTTTTGGCGACGGCAGCAGCCAGCAGAGGATTTCAGGCAGCAGGAGCGGCACGGGCAGGGGGAGCATCCCTTAGCAGTGCCGCGATGCGCGGCATGGAAGCTGGCATCGGCGGTGCTGCAGGTGCCGTCGGTTCGGCCGCGAAGGAAAAGGCGGTCGGGTCACCCGGCGCCTATGCCGGATCCCTACTCGGGCTTGCCAATGCCAAACTCGACCAGCAGTCGGGTCGGACCGCATCGCCTCCACCACCGCCACTTAACGAGACCAAATAA
- the trbK gene encoding entry exclusion protein TrbK, with protein sequence MSPRLVIILAVVGIIASGIGVVRWIVQPPAAHLPGAGEASPHAASDADRRAHREKFFGGDANRDIRGGQEMKPRW encoded by the coding sequence GTGAGCCCGCGTCTTGTCATCATCCTTGCTGTCGTGGGGATCATCGCGTCCGGAATCGGCGTCGTTAGGTGGATCGTCCAGCCGCCTGCGGCACACCTGCCCGGAGCGGGCGAAGCGTCACCGCACGCTGCATCAGACGCAGACCGCCGGGCTCACCGGGAAAAGTTCTTTGGTGGTGATGCCAACCGCGACATTCGCGGTGGCCAGGAGATGAAGCCGAGATGGTGA
- the trbJ gene encoding P-type conjugative transfer protein TrbJ → MAMAAIILPAVLPASAEAGGVTGQATEWTQIANNTELISLVGKSAEQVNNQITQISQLAEQIQNQINIYNNMLQNTAQLPSHIWGQVENDLKNLQNVVAQGQGVAFSMGNIDDVLKQRFQSFAEMKSNLPDAASFSSTYQNWSDTNRDTIAGSLKAANLTADQFSSEESTMSSLRSMSESADGQMKALQVGHQIAAQQVAQMQKLRGLVSQQMTMMGTWFQSEQAQKDLAQARREQFFSGSEHDIRGGQTMEPRW, encoded by the coding sequence ATGGCCATGGCTGCCATTATTCTCCCCGCCGTACTTCCGGCCTCAGCTGAGGCCGGCGGCGTGACGGGCCAGGCGACCGAATGGACCCAGATCGCCAACAATACCGAACTGATTTCGCTGGTCGGCAAGTCGGCCGAGCAGGTCAACAATCAGATTACCCAGATCTCGCAGCTTGCCGAGCAGATCCAGAACCAGATCAACATCTACAACAACATGCTGCAGAACACGGCTCAATTGCCGAGCCATATCTGGGGTCAGGTCGAAAATGACCTGAAGAACCTGCAGAACGTTGTCGCGCAAGGGCAGGGCGTCGCCTTCTCTATGGGCAATATCGACGACGTGCTCAAACAGCGCTTCCAGAGCTTTGCCGAGATGAAGAGCAACCTGCCTGATGCAGCAAGTTTCTCATCGACATACCAGAACTGGTCCGACACCAACCGCGATACGATCGCCGGTTCACTGAAGGCCGCAAACCTGACGGCCGACCAGTTTTCGAGCGAGGAAAGCACGATGTCGTCGCTGCGATCGATGTCGGAATCGGCCGACGGGCAGATGAAGGCGCTGCAGGTCGGGCACCAGATCGCCGCCCAGCAAGTCGCACAAATGCAAAAGCTGCGGGGCCTCGTCTCCCAGCAGATGACGATGATGGGCACCTGGTTCCAGTCTGAACAGGCGCAAAAGGATTTGGCCCAGGCGCGCCGCGAACAATTCTTCAGCGGAAGCGAGCATGACATCCGCGGCGGACAGACGATGGAGCCGCGCTGGTGA